In the genome of Micrococcales bacterium, one region contains:
- a CDS encoding RNA polymerase-binding protein RbpA: protein MSEALRGTRLGSTSLENDRDVEFAPRMTVTYNCPAGHVINMPFAVEAEVPVEWECHCGQLALLVDAVKPEPKATKPVRTHWDMLLERRSIVELEELLQERLALLEADDESGLRSA from the coding sequence ATGAGTGAGGCCCTGCGCGGCACGCGACTCGGTTCGACGAGCCTGGAGAACGACCGGGACGTCGAATTCGCGCCGCGGATGACCGTCACGTACAACTGCCCCGCCGGCCACGTGATCAACATGCCGTTCGCCGTCGAGGCCGAGGTGCCCGTCGAGTGGGAGTGCCACTGTGGTCAGTTGGCCCTGCTGGTCGACGCTGTGAAGCCCGAGCCCAAGGCGACGAAGCCGGTTCGTACCCACTGGGACATGCTGCTGGAGCGCCGCTCCATCGTGGAGCTCGAGGAACTGCTCCAAGAGCGCCTGGCACTGCTGGAGGCCGACGACGAGTCGGGTCTGCGCAGCGCCTGA
- a CDS encoding polyprenol monophosphomannose synthase, whose amino-acid sequence MAQSFEDLGKILVIIPTYNEIENLPLIVPRLRVSVPEAHVLVADDNSPDGTAEVADEFAAADDHIHVMHRLGKEGLGAAYLAGFAWALENGYDVVVEMDADGSHQPEQLPLLLDALRDADLVLGSRYVPGGAVVNWPKSREWLSRGGNWYTRRALRMPLMDATGGYRAFRASTLRALDLDGVGSAGYIFQVDLAHRTIAKGLRVKEVPIEFVERQVGDSKMNRKIVSEALWRVTVWGARERMGKARPKG is encoded by the coding sequence GTGGCGCAGTCGTTCGAGGATCTCGGCAAGATCCTGGTGATCATCCCGACGTACAACGAGATCGAGAACCTGCCCCTGATCGTGCCCCGCCTGCGGGTCAGCGTTCCGGAAGCGCACGTCCTTGTCGCCGACGACAACAGCCCGGACGGTACCGCGGAGGTGGCCGACGAGTTCGCCGCCGCGGACGACCACATCCATGTGATGCACCGGCTCGGCAAGGAGGGGCTCGGTGCGGCCTACCTGGCCGGTTTCGCGTGGGCACTGGAGAACGGCTACGACGTCGTCGTCGAGATGGACGCCGACGGCAGCCACCAGCCCGAGCAGTTGCCGTTGTTGCTCGACGCGCTACGCGACGCCGACCTCGTCCTCGGTTCGCGCTATGTCCCGGGCGGGGCGGTGGTGAACTGGCCGAAGTCGCGCGAGTGGCTGTCCCGCGGTGGCAACTGGTACACACGACGGGCCCTGCGGATGCCGCTGATGGATGCCACCGGGGGGTACCGGGCGTTCCGCGCCTCGACTCTGCGCGCCCTCGACCTCGACGGCGTCGGCAGTGCGGGCTACATCTTCCAGGTCGACCTGGCCCACCGGACGATCGCCAAGGGCCTGCGCGTCAAAGAGGTCCCCATCGAATTCGTCGAGCGCCAGGTCGGCGACTCGAAGATGAACCGCAAGATCGTCTCTGAGGCCCTGTGGCGGGTCACCGTCTGGGGCGCCCGGGAACGGATGGGCAAGGCGCGCCCGAAGGGCTGA
- the lnt gene encoding apolipoprotein N-acyltransferase, which produces MAALALPWGGLGWGRLAFGQPDSPLTGWVTLGGAPLLSFIVALIGALLVLCLRSWRRTLVAVSLTAVAALVGSTVYPTPGTSQTPASSQLAVVQGDVPQPGIDFLGRPLAVLSNHQRVTVELAAAVETGTEPQPDAVIWPENSADIDPVARPEAEALVDSAASSIGAPILVGTVQEVPGHPDRVANVGLVWDPQEGPTDAYIKQHPVPFGEFLPLRPVLSRFITRFDRVPRDFIAGQEPGVLQLGPARIADVICFEVSSDEIVRTGVRAGGRAVVVQTNNATYATTAQPEQQFDISRLRARETGRYVLVAATTGVTGIISPAGEWTALPQLQPGWINQEVPLHDTWTPAVRWGAWVDGGLSILGLVALILGLWGRRRRPAAER; this is translated from the coding sequence ATGGCTGCGCTCGCGCTTCCCTGGGGCGGCCTGGGATGGGGACGACTGGCGTTCGGGCAGCCGGATTCGCCCTTGACCGGCTGGGTCACCCTGGGTGGCGCCCCCCTGCTGTCCTTCATCGTGGCCCTCATCGGAGCCCTTCTGGTGTTGTGCCTGCGTTCCTGGCGCCGGACGCTGGTCGCTGTGTCGCTGACCGCGGTCGCCGCCCTGGTGGGTTCAACGGTCTACCCCACGCCGGGCACGTCCCAGACGCCAGCGAGCAGCCAGCTCGCCGTGGTGCAGGGCGACGTCCCGCAGCCGGGGATCGATTTCTTGGGCCGCCCGCTGGCCGTGCTGTCGAACCACCAACGAGTCACCGTCGAACTCGCTGCAGCCGTCGAAACCGGCACGGAACCGCAGCCCGACGCCGTGATCTGGCCGGAGAACTCCGCCGACATCGACCCGGTGGCCCGGCCCGAGGCAGAGGCACTCGTGGATTCTGCCGCTAGCTCGATCGGCGCCCCGATCCTCGTGGGCACGGTGCAGGAGGTACCGGGACACCCCGACCGAGTGGCCAACGTGGGCCTGGTTTGGGACCCGCAGGAGGGCCCGACGGATGCGTACATCAAGCAGCATCCGGTGCCGTTCGGGGAGTTCCTGCCCCTACGGCCAGTCCTGTCCCGGTTCATCACGCGCTTCGACCGCGTGCCCCGGGACTTCATCGCAGGGCAGGAGCCGGGTGTGCTGCAACTGGGGCCGGCCCGGATCGCCGATGTGATCTGTTTCGAGGTGTCCAGCGACGAGATCGTGCGCACCGGCGTGCGGGCTGGCGGACGGGCCGTCGTGGTGCAGACGAACAACGCCACCTACGCCACCACCGCCCAACCCGAACAACAGTTCGACATCAGCAGGCTGCGCGCTCGCGAGACGGGCAGATATGTCCTCGTGGCGGCCACGACCGGCGTCACGGGCATCATCTCGCCAGCGGGGGAGTGGACCGCACTGCCCCAACTGCAACCGGGGTGGATCAACCAAGAGGTCCCACTGCACGACACCTGGACCCCGGCGGTGCGGTGGGGGGCGTGGGTCGATGGGGGGCTGAGCATCCTCGGTCTGGTGGCGCTGATACTTGGCCTATGGGGGCGTCGCCGGCGCCCAGCGGCTGAAAGGTAG
- a CDS encoding HNH endonuclease, producing MGRVEHDLTDAQWSALAEAWGGCAYCGATDRVLQRDCVLPISRGGRYTVMNVVPACGPCNASKCNDEVTAWLRRKRLDERLFLARLGEIQASLSGAQG from the coding sequence ATGGGTCGCGTGGAGCACGATCTCACCGACGCGCAGTGGAGCGCGCTCGCCGAGGCGTGGGGCGGGTGCGCGTATTGCGGGGCCACCGACCGCGTGCTCCAGCGTGACTGCGTCCTGCCGATTTCGCGGGGAGGCCGCTACACGGTGATGAACGTGGTCCCGGCGTGCGGCCCCTGCAACGCCAGCAAATGCAACGACGAGGTGACCGCCTGGCTGCGCCGCAAACGCCTCGACGAGCGGCTGTTCCTCGCCCGGCTGGGTGAGATCCAGGCCTCGCTCAGCGGGGCGCAAGGGTGA
- a CDS encoding amidohydrolase family protein has product MRTLLVDGHIYAVSERFATALLVEDGLIAWIGTDAGAHVHMGEVDAVVELSGDLLAPGFVHLADAAPPSSGGFTHGDCGTVSIADRWDEAEWDSASTEALAVVPADPCRLRSRISAGVPTALVPAHDHTSGWQAVRAAVHEVAPAERITARAAFSALTRGAWRLLGEPDRGVLAVGSEASFVQWAIDDLVVETPDERISNWSTDPRSATPGLPPLGPGDDVPIVRRVWHAGAPG; this is encoded by the coding sequence ATGAGGACCCTGCTGGTCGACGGGCACATCTACGCCGTCTCCGAACGCTTCGCCACAGCGTTGCTGGTGGAGGACGGGCTGATCGCCTGGATCGGCACCGATGCCGGGGCACACGTGCACATGGGCGAGGTGGACGCTGTCGTGGAACTCAGTGGGGATCTCCTCGCGCCCGGTTTCGTGCACCTCGCGGACGCGGCCCCCCCCAGCAGCGGCGGTTTCACCCATGGGGACTGCGGCACCGTGAGCATCGCGGACCGATGGGATGAGGCGGAATGGGACTCCGCCAGCACCGAAGCCCTGGCGGTCGTGCCGGCGGATCCGTGCCGACTGCGCTCCCGGATCTCCGCCGGTGTGCCGACGGCTTTGGTCCCTGCGCACGACCACACATCAGGGTGGCAGGCCGTGCGTGCCGCCGTCCATGAGGTGGCGCCCGCGGAACGCATCACCGCCCGTGCGGCGTTCTCGGCCCTGACCCGGGGAGCGTGGCGCCTGCTCGGTGAACCCGACCGCGGGGTCCTGGCGGTCGGCAGCGAGGCGTCGTTCGTCCAGTGGGCCATCGACGATCTTGTGGTGGAGACCCCGGATGAACGGATCAGCAACTGGTCGACCGACCCACGTTCGGCCACCCCCGGCCTGCCGCCCTTGGGACCAGGCGACGACGTGCCGATCGTGCGCCGGGTCTGGCACGCCGGGGCGCCTGGGTGA
- a CDS encoding acyl-CoA dehydrogenase family protein, translating to MNELLELTDDIATRELAPQAAAHEREARFPRQAFRTLGRAGLLGLPYSQRWGGAEVGYEDYLQVLEKLAQRWLTVALGVSVHTLSCHALATAGSDEQRDRWLPDMLGGERLGAYCLSEPQSGSDAAGLTTTATRDGEDYLIKGVKAWITHGGVADFYTVMTRTSPDRTAGITAFLVPADAQGLSAAIPERKMGMRGSVTAQVLLDDVRIDAGRRLGEEGSGFKIALNALDSGRLGIAACAVGLAQAALDVAVEYAGQREQFGAPIATFQGVSFTLADMATGIAAGRALYLDAARRRDAGQPFSTQAAMAKLFCTDMAMSVTTSAVQVLGGAGYVEDYPVERYMREAKVLQIVEGTNEIQRLVIGRALTT from the coding sequence ATGAACGAACTGCTGGAACTGACCGATGACATCGCCACACGCGAGCTGGCTCCGCAGGCCGCTGCCCACGAACGTGAGGCGAGGTTCCCGCGGCAGGCCTTCCGCACCCTCGGCCGCGCCGGGCTCCTCGGTCTGCCGTACTCGCAGCGCTGGGGCGGCGCCGAAGTGGGCTACGAGGACTACCTGCAGGTCCTCGAGAAACTGGCGCAGCGGTGGCTGACGGTCGCGCTGGGGGTCAGCGTGCACACCCTGTCCTGTCACGCGCTGGCCACGGCCGGATCCGACGAGCAGCGCGACCGCTGGCTGCCCGACATGCTCGGCGGAGAACGTCTCGGTGCTTACTGCCTGAGTGAGCCGCAGTCCGGCTCCGACGCGGCCGGTCTGACCACCACCGCCACCCGGGACGGCGAGGATTACCTGATCAAGGGGGTCAAGGCCTGGATCACCCACGGGGGTGTGGCTGACTTCTACACGGTGATGACGCGCACGTCACCGGACCGCACAGCAGGGATCACCGCCTTCCTCGTCCCAGCAGACGCGCAGGGGCTCTCAGCGGCGATCCCAGAGCGGAAGATGGGGATGCGGGGCTCCGTGACGGCGCAGGTCCTTCTCGATGACGTCCGGATCGATGCCGGGCGCCGCCTGGGGGAGGAGGGCAGTGGGTTCAAGATCGCCCTCAACGCCCTGGACTCCGGGCGACTGGGCATCGCGGCGTGTGCGGTGGGGCTGGCACAGGCAGCCCTGGATGTGGCGGTGGAGTACGCCGGCCAGCGCGAGCAGTTCGGTGCCCCCATCGCCACGTTCCAGGGGGTGTCGTTCACGCTGGCGGACATGGCCACCGGGATCGCCGCCGGACGGGCCCTGTACCTCGACGCGGCACGTCGCCGCGACGCCGGGCAGCCGTTCTCGACGCAGGCGGCCATGGCCAAGTTGTTCTGCACCGACATGGCCATGTCCGTCACCACGAGTGCCGTCCAGGTGCTGGGTGGGGCCGGCTACGTGGAGGACTACCCGGTCGAGCGCTACATGCGCGAAGCGAAGGTGCTGCAGATCGTCGAAGGCACCAACGAGATCCAGCGGCTGGTCATCGGCCGGGCGCTGACCACCTAG
- a CDS encoding aminopeptidase P family protein has translation MTSSHPADFPARLSAACAATSHAGLDALLVSPGPDLRYLTGYDAVPLERLTCLVLTADGRARLVAPGLEVPAAQASPVGDLDIDVVAWEETADPYALTASMVPGARAVAVDDHMWAVKVLALRDAIPDAHLRAAGAVIQDLRMRKSPAEVDALVRAGAAIDAVHARVPEFLSPGRTEREVGAHIADAILAAGDARVDFVIVASGPNGASPHHELSDRVIDRGDTVVVDIGGTMPDGYCSDSTRMYAVGPPPDEVRAEIEVLAAAQAAAVAAVRPGVTCEQIDAVARDHLAAAGLAEFFIHRTGHGIGLETHEEPYIVAGNTRVLEPGMAFSVEPGVYRAGLHGARIEDIVVCTTDGVLRCNNRPHELVVVE, from the coding sequence GTGACCAGCAGTCATCCCGCGGACTTCCCCGCCCGGCTGTCGGCAGCCTGTGCGGCCACCTCCCACGCGGGACTCGATGCCCTGCTGGTGTCTCCAGGACCCGACCTGCGCTACCTCACCGGGTACGACGCGGTGCCCCTGGAGCGCCTCACCTGTCTGGTGCTCACCGCGGACGGCCGCGCGCGCCTGGTGGCGCCCGGGCTCGAGGTGCCCGCCGCGCAGGCGAGCCCCGTGGGAGACCTCGACATCGACGTGGTGGCGTGGGAGGAGACCGCCGATCCGTACGCGCTGACCGCTTCGATGGTGCCGGGGGCCCGCGCCGTGGCAGTGGACGACCACATGTGGGCGGTGAAGGTGCTCGCGTTGCGCGACGCCATCCCGGATGCCCACCTGCGTGCGGCCGGAGCCGTGATTCAGGACCTGCGGATGCGCAAGTCTCCGGCCGAGGTCGATGCCTTGGTCCGGGCAGGTGCCGCGATCGACGCCGTGCACGCCCGAGTGCCCGAGTTTCTGAGCCCGGGTCGCACCGAACGCGAAGTCGGAGCCCACATAGCGGACGCCATCCTGGCCGCCGGGGACGCCCGGGTGGACTTCGTCATCGTCGCCTCCGGACCCAACGGCGCGAGCCCCCACCACGAACTCTCCGACCGGGTCATCGACCGTGGCGACACCGTGGTGGTCGACATCGGCGGGACGATGCCGGACGGTTACTGCAGCGACTCGACGCGGATGTATGCCGTCGGCCCGCCACCGGACGAGGTACGCGCGGAGATCGAGGTCCTAGCAGCCGCGCAGGCCGCTGCCGTGGCCGCAGTGCGGCCGGGGGTGACGTGCGAGCAGATCGACGCCGTCGCCCGCGATCATCTCGCCGCTGCCGGGCTCGCGGAGTTCTTCATCCACCGCACCGGCCACGGGATCGGCCTGGAGACTCACGAGGAGCCCTACATCGTCGCGGGCAACACCCGGGTCCTCGAACCGGGCATGGCCTTCAGCGTGGAACCCGGTGTCTATCGTGCCGGTCTCCACGGCGCTCGCATCGAGGACATCGTCGTGTGCACCACGGACGGGGTCCTGCGCTGCAACAACCGACCGCACGAACTGGTGGTGGTGGAATGA
- a CDS encoding 5'-3' exonuclease, with product MLLDTASLYFRAFYGVPDTRKSSSAPPTNAASGLLDMIARLVREHRPSALVACWDAAWRPDWRVHLIPSYKQHRVASGDEEEMPGALQEQIPLIEALLVGLGLPPVGVPDHEADDVIGTYASTAGVPVDVVTGDRDLFQLIDDDAGVRVLYTARGIAKLQFVDAEFVEVKYGVRPEQYADMATLRGDASDGLPGVTGIGEKTAASLLRLYGDLTGVRAAAADRASGMAARARASLLAATDYLDKAPAVVRVARDLPVPPAPTARPVPDVELLDAIGTEFGIGSSVTRVLSAIRDQTSEE from the coding sequence ATGCTCCTGGATACCGCCTCTCTCTACTTCCGCGCGTTCTACGGCGTGCCTGACACCCGCAAGAGCTCCTCCGCGCCGCCCACCAACGCTGCTTCCGGGCTGCTGGACATGATCGCGCGCCTGGTCCGCGAGCACCGGCCCTCCGCCCTCGTGGCGTGCTGGGACGCCGCCTGGCGGCCCGACTGGCGCGTGCACCTGATCCCGTCCTACAAGCAGCACCGGGTGGCCAGTGGGGATGAGGAGGAGATGCCCGGGGCTCTGCAGGAGCAGATCCCGCTGATTGAGGCGCTGCTGGTCGGGCTCGGCCTGCCACCTGTGGGCGTGCCCGACCATGAGGCCGATGACGTGATCGGCACCTATGCGTCCACGGCCGGCGTGCCGGTCGACGTCGTGACCGGTGACCGTGACCTCTTCCAGCTCATCGACGACGATGCCGGGGTGCGGGTGCTGTACACCGCCCGCGGGATCGCGAAGTTGCAGTTCGTGGATGCCGAGTTCGTCGAGGTCAAGTACGGGGTGCGGCCGGAGCAGTACGCCGACATGGCCACTCTGCGCGGCGACGCCAGCGACGGGCTGCCGGGGGTGACGGGCATCGGCGAGAAGACCGCAGCGTCCTTGCTGCGGCTCTACGGTGACCTCACGGGCGTGCGGGCGGCGGCTGCGGATCGAGCGTCCGGCATGGCTGCGCGGGCACGTGCCTCACTGCTGGCCGCCACGGACTACCTGGACAAGGCGCCCGCGGTGGTCCGCGTGGCGCGCGACCTGCCCGTGCCGCCGGCGCCGACGGCACGGCCGGTGCCGGACGTGGAGTTGCTGGATGCGATTGGCACGGAGTTCGGGATCGGGTCATCGGTGACGCGGGTCCTGTCGGCGATCCGGGATCAGACCTCCGAGGAGTAG
- a CDS encoding DEAD/DEAH box helicase, with translation MATPAERFAAARRRSRSSQHLADFRDQYDFALDDFQTQACQALDAGRDVLVAAPTGSGKTVVGEFAIHLARATGRKAFYTTPIKALSNQKYRDLVARYGGQDVGLLTGDVSINGHAGTVVMTTEVLRNMVYESSPDLAGLGYVVLDEVHYLADRERGAVWEELIIQLPESVSIVALSATVSNVEEFGAWMATVRGDTQIVLEEHRPVPLWQQVMANNRLYDLFIDDDQRKVNPELQRLSGDFRVTRTSRGRPDRHAKRPRPARTPSRVDVVDRLEAADLLPAIHFIFSRAGTEDAVRLLTNSGVRLTSPDERRRIAHVVEQRCSVIPEADLLAVGFGDFSDALQRGIAAHHAGMLPIFKEVVEELFQQALLKVVFATETLALGINMPARTVVLERLVKWNGQTHADITPGEYTQLTGRAGRRGIDVEGHAVVLWSQSVQPNHLAGLASTRTYPLRSSFRPTYNMAVNLIRRVGRRIAREILETSFAQYQSDQSVVGLAATIKRNEHIIAGYEESMHCHLGDFAEYATIRRELSDLEKHTSRESARLTRSHAAQSLERLVPGDVIAIPTGRRSGLAVVLDTGVDEQGEPRPQVLTVDRQVRRLNVADFPAPAVVVDRLRIPRDFHPRSANARKALAARLGELTGRHTNVRPARVRDSANDVQIARLRARLRKHPCHGCSDRELHSRWAERAAKLHKENDALTRRVDGRTNTIARQFDQICSVLVELGYLTAQGEELSVTPDGTMLGRLYTDRALVIAQCLRLGLWRDLTPPELVACVSALVFSSRTDEETVPRLPNGGVREVLAEQVHLWAAIEALETEFRVPTTPEPDMGFCWAAFQWANGQPLASVLQGSDLPAGDFVRWCKQLIDALGQIAGAVGGDDPTHVTAQRAADLLRRGVVDYSSEV, from the coding sequence ATGGCCACACCCGCAGAACGGTTCGCCGCTGCGCGTCGACGGTCCCGGTCCAGTCAGCACCTCGCCGACTTCCGCGATCAATACGACTTCGCCCTCGATGACTTCCAGACACAGGCCTGCCAGGCCCTCGACGCGGGCCGGGACGTGCTGGTGGCCGCACCCACCGGCAGCGGCAAGACGGTGGTGGGGGAGTTCGCCATCCACCTCGCCCGCGCGACCGGGCGCAAGGCCTTCTACACCACCCCCATCAAGGCCCTGTCCAACCAGAAGTACCGCGATCTCGTAGCCCGGTACGGCGGCCAGGACGTCGGGCTGCTGACCGGCGACGTGTCCATCAACGGCCACGCCGGCACCGTGGTGATGACCACCGAGGTGCTGCGGAACATGGTGTACGAGTCCTCGCCGGATCTCGCCGGGCTCGGCTACGTCGTCCTGGACGAGGTGCACTACCTCGCCGACCGCGAGCGGGGGGCGGTCTGGGAGGAGCTCATCATCCAGTTGCCCGAGTCGGTGTCGATCGTGGCGCTGTCCGCGACGGTGAGCAACGTCGAGGAGTTCGGGGCGTGGATGGCAACGGTCCGCGGAGACACCCAGATCGTGCTGGAGGAGCACCGGCCCGTACCACTGTGGCAACAGGTGATGGCCAACAACCGTCTGTACGACCTGTTCATCGACGACGACCAGCGCAAGGTCAACCCGGAGTTGCAGCGACTGTCCGGGGACTTCCGGGTCACGCGCACGTCCCGGGGAAGACCCGATCGGCATGCCAAACGTCCGCGCCCCGCGCGCACCCCATCGCGGGTCGACGTCGTGGACCGGCTCGAAGCAGCGGACTTGCTGCCGGCCATCCACTTCATCTTCTCGCGCGCCGGCACCGAGGACGCGGTACGCCTGCTGACGAACAGCGGCGTGCGCCTGACATCCCCCGACGAGCGGCGGCGGATCGCGCATGTCGTGGAGCAACGCTGCTCGGTGATCCCAGAGGCCGACCTGCTCGCCGTGGGCTTCGGTGACTTCAGCGACGCCCTGCAGCGGGGGATCGCGGCCCACCACGCGGGCATGCTGCCGATCTTCAAGGAGGTCGTGGAGGAGTTGTTCCAGCAGGCGCTGCTCAAGGTGGTGTTCGCCACTGAGACCCTTGCTCTCGGGATCAACATGCCGGCCCGCACCGTCGTGCTGGAACGACTGGTGAAGTGGAACGGTCAGACCCACGCCGACATCACCCCGGGGGAGTACACACAGCTCACCGGCCGGGCCGGCCGCCGCGGGATCGACGTCGAAGGACACGCCGTGGTGTTGTGGAGCCAGTCGGTGCAGCCCAACCACCTCGCCGGCCTGGCGTCGACCCGCACCTACCCGCTGCGTTCCTCGTTCCGGCCCACGTACAACATGGCGGTGAACCTCATACGCAGGGTCGGGCGGCGCATCGCCCGCGAGATCCTCGAGACGTCGTTCGCGCAGTACCAGAGCGATCAGTCGGTCGTCGGGCTCGCAGCCACGATCAAACGCAACGAGCACATCATCGCCGGGTACGAGGAGTCGATGCACTGCCACCTCGGCGACTTCGCGGAGTACGCGACCATCCGCCGGGAACTCAGTGACCTCGAGAAGCACACCTCGCGGGAGTCCGCCCGCCTCACCCGCAGCCATGCGGCGCAGTCACTGGAGCGGCTGGTGCCCGGCGACGTGATCGCCATCCCGACGGGCCGGCGTTCCGGCCTGGCCGTCGTCCTCGATACCGGCGTGGACGAGCAGGGCGAGCCCCGCCCGCAGGTGCTGACGGTGGACCGGCAGGTTCGCCGGCTCAATGTGGCCGACTTCCCTGCGCCGGCCGTCGTCGTGGACCGCTTGCGGATCCCCCGCGACTTCCACCCCCGCAGTGCCAACGCCCGCAAAGCACTGGCCGCCCGCCTGGGGGAACTGACCGGGCGGCACACCAACGTCCGGCCCGCCCGGGTGCGCGACAGTGCCAACGATGTGCAGATCGCCCGGTTGCGGGCCCGGCTGCGCAAGCACCCCTGCCACGGCTGTTCCGACCGGGAACTGCATTCCCGGTGGGCAGAACGGGCCGCGAAACTTCACAAGGAGAACGACGCACTCACCCGGCGGGTCGACGGCCGGACGAACACGATCGCCCGGCAGTTCGACCAGATCTGCTCGGTCCTGGTCGAACTCGGCTACCTCACCGCACAGGGGGAGGAGTTGTCGGTGACCCCTGACGGGACCATGCTGGGCCGGCTCTACACCGACCGTGCGCTGGTGATCGCCCAGTGCCTGCGACTGGGGCTGTGGCGCGACCTCACGCCGCCCGAACTGGTCGCGTGTGTGTCCGCCCTGGTCTTCTCGTCGCGCACCGACGAGGAGACAGTCCCGCGGCTGCCCAACGGCGGTGTGCGCGAGGTGCTGGCCGAGCAGGTGCACCTCTGGGCGGCCATCGAGGCGCTGGAGACGGAGTTCCGCGTACCCACCACGCCCGAGCCGGACATGGGTTTCTGCTGGGCGGCGTTCCAGTGGGCCAACGGCCAGCCGTTGGCGTCGGTGCTCCAGGGCAGCGACCTGCCCGCCGGGGATTTCGTCCGCTGGTGCAAACAGTTGATCGACGCACTGGGCCAGATCGCCGGTGCCGTCGGCGGCGACGATCCGACGCACGTCACAGCTCAGCGGGCCGCGGACCTGCTGCGCCGGGGCGTGGTCGACTACTCCTCGGAGGTCTGA
- a CDS encoding diacylglycerol kinase translates to MLTAAILINPTSGKGRSAKNAPLALERLRERGVDVTALQGVDADESLHLAREAVAGGVDALVACGGDGTVHLALQAVHGSQSALGIIPVGTGDDIARALSIPRGDPRTAADIIADGRTRAVDYAIVDAADGTQRAFLAVLSVGFDSEVNQRANAMRWPTGQSRYLLATFAELKVYKPVKFSITVDGQTQIEEGMMLAVGNGPSYGGGMKVCPGASLDDGQLDLTFLSKTSKATFIRTFPSVFKGTHVDRPFVRTLRGSTVRVEAAGQTAYADGEYVGPAPVDVRVVPHGLHVLAPVG, encoded by the coding sequence GTGCTGACTGCTGCGATCCTGATCAACCCCACCTCGGGCAAGGGCCGGAGCGCCAAGAACGCGCCACTGGCGCTCGAGCGGCTACGCGAACGCGGTGTCGACGTCACTGCGCTGCAGGGTGTCGACGCCGACGAGAGCCTGCACCTGGCCAGGGAAGCCGTGGCCGGCGGGGTGGACGCGCTGGTCGCATGCGGTGGTGACGGCACCGTTCATCTCGCTCTGCAGGCCGTACACGGCTCACAGAGCGCCCTGGGGATCATCCCGGTGGGGACCGGCGACGATATCGCCCGCGCGCTGAGCATTCCGCGCGGCGACCCACGCACCGCAGCCGACATCATCGCCGATGGCCGGACCCGGGCAGTCGACTACGCCATCGTCGACGCCGCAGACGGTACGCAGCGGGCCTTCCTAGCGGTGCTGAGCGTAGGTTTCGACTCCGAGGTCAACCAGCGCGCGAACGCCATGCGATGGCCCACGGGCCAGTCGCGGTACCTGTTGGCCACTTTCGCCGAGTTGAAGGTGTACAAGCCCGTGAAATTCTCGATAACCGTCGACGGGCAGACCCAGATCGAGGAGGGCATGATGCTCGCCGTGGGCAACGGTCCCAGCTACGGCGGAGGGATGAAGGTTTGTCCGGGTGCGTCCCTGGACGACGGACAATTGGATCTGACGTTCCTGTCGAAGACGAGCAAGGCCACCTTCATCAGGACCTTCCCCAGCGTCTTCAAGGGCACCCATGTCGACCGGCCGTTCGTGCGCACGCTGCGCGGGTCGACGGTTCGGGTGGAGGCTGCCGGACAGACCGCGTACGCCGACGGTGAGTACGTGGGCCCGGCCCCGGTGGACGTGCGGGTTGTGCCCCACGGGCTTCACGTTCTCGCACCGGTCGGCTGA